Part of the Candidatus Nanopelagicales bacterium genome, GAGGGTCGGTCGTTCGTCGTCCGATTCCGGATGCCCCACCAAGACTGGACCTGGGACGATCTGGTTCGAGGCGAACTGTCATTCGGATCGGCGCACGTTCCCGACTTTGTCATCGTTCGGGCCAACGGCGAACCGCTCTACACGTTGGTCAACCCAACCGACGACGCACTCATGGGCATCACGCATGTGCTGCGTGGCGAGGACTTGTTGTCCTCCACCCCTCGGCAGCTCGCGATGCACCAGGCGCTAGCCGACATCGGGGTGAGCGTCGGCCCCATGCCGCAGTTTGGGCACCTGCCCTACGTCATGGGCGAAGGGAACAAGAAGCTCTCCAAACGCGATCCCGAGGCGTCGTTCTCGCACTACATGAACGCGGGCTTCCTGCCGGAAGGACTGGTGAACTACCTGGCGCTGCTCGGGTGGTCGCTGGGCAACGACGTTGAGTTCTTCTCGCTCGACCAGATGGCGGCAGCTTTTGAGATCTCCCGGGTCAACCCCAATCCGGCGCGCTTTGACCTGAAGAAGTGCACATCCATCAACGGTGATTGGATCCGCGCGCTGGAGCCCGATGACCTCACCGATCGAATCCTGCC contains:
- a CDS encoding glutamate--tRNA ligase, yielding EGRSFVVRFRMPHQDWTWDDLVRGELSFGSAHVPDFVIVRANGEPLYTLVNPTDDALMGITHVLRGEDLLSSTPRQLAMHQALADIGVSVGPMPQFGHLPYVMGEGNKKLSKRDPEASFSHYMNAGFLPEGLVNYLALLGWSLGNDVEFFSLDQMAAAFEISRVNPNPARFDLKKCTSINGDWIRALEPDDLTDRILPFLVEADVLPARPTADQRALLHAAIPHISERMETLSQAVGMVGFLFAGGPDSIPFERDPADVAKVLDESGREVVAAALAALAEVQDWSTEPIQEALRTRLIDQLGLKPRIAFGPVRVAVTGRRVSPPLFESLELLGRDRSMERLHSAAGPTQG